Part of the Vigna radiata var. radiata cultivar VC1973A chromosome 11, Vradiata_ver6, whole genome shotgun sequence genome is shown below.
GAGAGAATGGCAATGGTTGGATTATGTTGTGTAAACCCCAATCCAACTCTTCGACCATCTATGAAAATTGTGGTACAGATGCTGGAAGGAAATGTCGAAGTGGGAGTCCCAACAATCGACTCATAGATAGCAAAAATGTtctataaaaatttacattaattttcatgtcttctaaatttttataagaTTGCCTTGTCTTCTTCAACTTTTTGCATGCCATTTGATCGTTATTGTTGCTGAACACTGATTCTTCCACTTTGTACTCtgtatatgaatttattttaaatttaagtttagaaTAAAATCTATtgtaaaattctaatttaacaataaagaaaaacacttTTACTTTTACTCAAATGCTCTTTcgagataatattttatatactaattacCATCTCATgcattttacttatattttcaCCAGACTAATAACCaagcatattttcttttttttatttacagtaAAGTTTATGAATGCTTTTGGGTTGTCCTTTTTCAGAAAATGATTACATGGTTAAAATATAAGCTAAGTTTAAGAATGATGATTCAAATTTATTAGCGAGTTTCTTTTACTTTGTATCGATGTTTTAAGATTTATCAGACAAATTTTCTTCTAGTTTAGAATTCTCTTGTATCGATCTTTCCTAGCTTTCGTAACATAGGATATCTTAGGTATTAGAAACCAACTTCTTAACCTCCAGCAAAATAACACATTTCCGAATTCTCCATCGACTTAACTGTTCTAATGAAGACCATAGATTTTAAGACCAAGTCATAAATACTGAATTTTGATAGAATTGAATCACAAGAAACTAGATGAAGAAAAGTTCAAAAAGAGATGCCCAATCATTCAACCTATCCATGATGGTAAACTTACGGAACATCAAACCAATCTTTTTCCTTTACGTACGAGAATGTACAAGATGAAACTTTTAGTGCCATTTTATGTCCATAAAATTCAAATGACTTTTCATGAGCccactttcattttttcttctgtttcgGCTCGGCCTTGATTCATTAAACGAGATGAATGTGTGGAAAAGCAAGCCTTAACAACTTGGAAGTTTCATTATTAAAGTGGCAAATTGAATTGTCATATACACAATAATGACTACACTTATCAGTAGTTAGTCATTAATGGCCAGTTATATTGTCTTGGATTGGTTGCAAGTTTCATCCAACTAAAGTTAGCATGGCTAGAACAAGTCTAAAGAAGACTGCGCAGGTCAACTTCTTTTTTATTGCACCTTTCACTCACACCACATTCATTTCAAGCAATTCCAATGTCTTTGGCTATCTTTTTCCCTTCCATTCTCCTACTACTTTCATTTCTGAATGGTTTCCATGCCATTGTACAACCAAACACCAGCATCACTGCTGGATCAAACTCTACCTGGAAGTCACCCTCGGCTGATTTTGAATTTGGATTCCTCCATCTTCCCAGTGGTCTCTTTCTTGTGGGAATATGGTTTGCGAGAATCTCAGATATAACACTAGCATGGTACTTCTCTCCCCCTGTGGAACCAAATTCCCAAATCCGATTCACTTCTGCAGGAAACCTTGTGGTAGCCTACCAAAACGGAACTACTGCTATGACCATATACAATTCTGCAGAAGGCGATGCTGCAACTTCTGCCTACATGCAAGATGATGGAAATTTTGTCATCAAGGACTCCAACTTAGTATCTGTCTGGCAGAGTTTCAATTCTCCAACCAACACCATCTTACCGGGCCAAACCTTGCTGAGTACTAAAACCCTCTTTTCCAAAGGGGGAGGACCTTCGAACTACTCGTTGGGAAGTTTCATGTTACAAATGCAAGATGATGGAAACTTGGTGCTCAAAGCGTACCTGTGGGCAGACCCTGCATACTGGTACACTTCACCCATAACCGCCAATATGACATTGGTGTTTAATGCTACCACTGCTCTCATGTACCGTGTCGACGACGCTGGGAACATCTTCAACCTAACTGAAATCACTCCAACCCCGGTGGAGGATTACTATCACCGTGCTACAATAGATGAGAATGGGAATTTCCAGCAATATTCTTATCACAAGAGGAATGGGAGCGGTTGGAGGAGGGTTTGGAGAGCCGTGGAGGATCCTTGCAGAGTGAATGCTATCTGTGGTGTGTATGGCTTGTGCACTTCTCCTGACAATGAATCAATCAAGTGTGAGTGTATTCCGGGTTATATCCCTTTGGATGATCAAGATGTTTCCAAAGGGTGTCACCCACCAGCTGTGATAAATTACTGTGCAGAGAACAACTTCAAGCTCCAGGTCTTTGACGACACTGATTTCTATTTTGATACTCATCTTGTTAGCTTAGCTGGCGTTGACTTAGAAAGTTGTAAGAAGGATGTAATAGATGATTGTAACATTGTTGCTGCAACTTATGACCATTCCACTTCCACATGTGCTAAGAAGAGACTGCCCTTACTGAATGCCAGAAATAGCTCTTCTTCAAAGGGATTGAAAGCACTGCTTAAAGTTGCTAACAGGATTGAGTCTGGGACATCTGAACTTCCtaagaagaaaagttttaaCGTAAGAGTCTTTTTGAAGGTTCTTGTTGCAGTTACTGCAACTCTTGCCTGTTTCTTTGGTGCACTTGCTGTCTACTATCATCCTTTCACTCGGAGActtacaaggaaaaagaagcaTTTGAATGCAACAGCTATTGGAATCAACTTCAGAGAATTTACCTTTCAGGAGCTGCATGAAGCAACAGACGGATTTACTAAGATTCTTGGAAAGGGAGCTTCTGGCAAAGTCTATCGTGGTGCTTTAGTAATAGGTGATGCAGAGATTGATGTTGCAGTAAAGAAActggaaaagaaaatagagaaaagtgACAGTGAATTCACGACTGAGCTCAAAATTATTGGGCGTACTCATCACAGAAATTTGGTGAGGCTTTTGGGGTTTTGCATTGAGAGTAGCCATCGAATTCTTGTGTATGAGTTGATGCCAAATGGTGCCCTCTCTAGTTTTTTGTTTGGAGAGGGAGAAAGGCCTCAATGGGGTCAGAGAATTGAAGTGGCTCTTGGAGTAGCAAGAGGCTTGCTATACTTGCACGAAGAGTGCAACACCCAAATCATACATTGTGACATAAAGCCAGAAAATGTGTTACTTGACGCCAATTACACAGCAAAGATTTCAGATTTTGGACTGTCGAAGCTTTTGAACAAAGATCAAACTAGAACAGTCACTAAGTTAAGAGGGACAATGGGATACATGGCACCTGAATGGCTAAAGAGTGCACCAATAACTGCTAAAGTTGACATATACAGCTTTGGAGTTATGTTATTGGAGATTATTTGCTGCAGGAGGCACGTTGAGATTTGTGAGGATGGAAAAGACAGTGAAGATTACGATGTGGTTCTTGCAAGTTGGGTTTTAAGGTGTGTGGTGTCCAAGGAACTAGAGTTAGTAGTGAGACATGACACGGAAGTGTTGAATGATTTCAAGAGGTTTGAGGAAATGGCTTTGGTTGGACTATGGTGTGTTCATCCAAATCCTGCTTTAAGACCTTTGATGAAGCAAGTGATGCAAATGCTAGATGGAACCGTGGAAGTTGGTGTTCCTCCTTTGGTTCATGAGCAGATCATGGTAGATTAAGGTCCTAAAGCTTTTCACTTGATCCAAAAGACTTTGATGAACTCATTGTTTCAATAATCTATGTTTGTGtgttctgtttttattttatttttgcttaatgAATTTCAATAAAACTAAATGCCATATGTATGCAAATAAAGTATGcttgaaatggaagaaaattaaCTATTGTTTCAGTTCAATTAACTAATATTGAGTGTTAGTTTACCTCttcttaacattattttcttttctactttATAAACCATTTTATCGATAAAAACAATTGGTaatgaagatttgaaaaagTTACTTTGAcacaaacttttataaaaacattcatATGATATTGGTGTAAGCGAGAGGTTATCGAAAAGCCGAGAAGTGTCATCCTGGAATCCTTTTGAGCAAGGAGTAACAATCAAAAGGAGGCAAAGTTTTATTGTAAAGCTGCTCCAAGGTGTCATGAAGGGTGTAGCTTACTTGCATGACCATGATAGATTGCACCAAAGTCTAGGACCGTTTTCTGTGGTTCTCAAGTATGGAATTATAAGCATTTATTTGGTTCAAGATTTTTCGTTTGGCTTATAGCTTTCACCCTAACTTCAAGTGTTTTTTATATGTTTGCAGCACAATTTCAGAAAAAGAAGGTTCTTATTTGATTCCTAGACTCCGGGATCTAGCCTTTTCTGTTAATGTCAGGTAAGGTAATGGTTTGTCGAGCTCTTGTGTCTTGAATTTACCTTTTGTTAATACATTGATATGtcatgaaaaaaatgttgtatttttttgattttttttttcgttatttAAATGCTATTGAACTTTGATTGTGTGGCAGTAATGTGTTGCACTGCATATTAGTATAATCTGTAtgacttttctttccttttttttgggATATAGTTTCATCTATTGTGCATTTCACATTTCTGAATTTCATAGTCCATTTTATGAGGTTTGGTTTCACTTAATTTATTGCTTTATTTGCTATATGCTAACATTCTACCTACAAGCTGAAGTAGTTTACAATACAAATATCAATACATATACTTACATCACTGTAGGTATACGGAACTAGATGATTCAGGACAGCTTTCAGAGGGGCTTTGGAGAAGAGCATCAGGTGCTGGTGCATTCACACAAATGGAGAAAAGAGCTTTTGGAATAGCTGATGACATGTAACTGTCAGAACTTGGGTCAATGCAGAAGTTTGTTTCGACATATTTTTCAGGTTACCTATTTCTTTTATGAGTTCCAATGCAGATATGAAGCAGGTCTTCTTTTTGCATACTTGGCTTTTGTTCCATTTTGTGAGGCCGGTGTAATGGATAGCCTATCATTGCAAGTAAGCTATGCTGCAATAAGACTTTGTCTTTGGTAACTCATTGTTCTTTTTTGTCAAAGTTTTCTTTGTTGTAAGACAATATCTTCACTTGTTTTTGTTGGTTGTGAAAATTAGAGGCTTCTGGAGAACACCTTCCAACTTGATCTTGAAGCAACACGAGAGTATGCTATCTTCCTGGTTTAATTTTGCACGGAAAGTCATAATAGACAAATGTTGCAGTGTTATTTGTAATCATATCTTCTCTTGGTTAAAGTATACTTATTATAGGCATGAGCTATATaagaacacaaaaaaataacagactttgtaggtttttggggattttgaaaactagtttttaatattacttcATGTATTTAAAACTCATccaccttcattttttttttttttaatttatcatatcaaAATTTGTACTTTATTCAGCTTGCCTAAAGTCTGCTGAAAGAATGTATTCAGGCTTAAACTCTGAAGAATAAGCTGTACTGAAAGTCTGTATTTGCTTTTCGACCATTCCTTCTCTAGTTTTTACATTTCCCCCCTTTGGCAGGTATTGTCTAGCTGATGACAGATTGGTAAATGTTGGTTGGGAGTTACTTCAGGTATTTTGGTCTGTTAGCATGGATAAGAAAGATGCTTTCTCAtgacaaaaatttattattttaagaaaatgaaactagtttaaatatattgatcGTTGAAAATCCTACGTAGACTaaagatttaataatttaaagtatataaatgaTTGCAACTTTATCTTAAAAACTTATtctataaaattgagttaagtttatagttcatttcttaattataatcTTAACATTATAGTGGTCAAGTTCTTTTTAGAGTGATGCAATCAAATATTACCAtgcatgataaaattttaaacttttatgatAACTagtttacaaataattttttgttgattccTGATTGGTTGGCTGCCAACACCTTTTGGTTCCTACAAACAGGCTGtgaaattaaaagtttgaaaattttgtttggataaacatgaaaattttgtttgaatttcttTCTTAAGAGATTAAGTCAATTTATacattgattttctttcttaaaagaTTAAGTCAATTTATACATTGAATGTGTtcttaactttttcaaaaatcaatatGTTCAAAGATTTACTTTGTGAAATTTTGagcagaaaataaaagaaacaaatgaattgATCTTCATAAACGAaagttagtttatttataatgtaaatgTATAATAAATTGAAGTTCATGCTGTTCATCTTGAATTTCAGACAATGCTTAATGCTGACTTTTGTAAAAGACCAACTGCTGAAGCTGTTCTGAATCATCGGTTTATGACAGGAGCAGTGCTTTGAATGCACATGACTGATATGTGTTTATCAGTATTCTTTGTTTCTATAAAATGCTCCTCAGAATAggaatattaaaatgtattggTCAATAAATAGACCTTAAATGTATATATTCGGtcttctattaattttttacctcttaatatatatatatatatatatatatatatatatatatatatatattcttttaactttgttttatccTCTCACTTTCCATCAtattatcaaaacaaaacaaatgtatGTCAATTAAGCTAATTGGATaacaatttaagttttcttttttaattggagaaatttgatattatttttaaaattttgaaaattaaatcaaaataattataaaataagtagggtatgaaaattaattaaattgcaggacaaattttataacataattataacatagggttaaatatgtttttagtccctgaagtttaactgattttttgttttaggcatgaaacattgatggtatttcatcctcttagtatgaaaactcgtatttttagtctttaaaaacAGACACCGTTAGTTTTTTTGTAATGTGGCTAACGGTTCTGCCATGTCTTCTCTCTACACTGCCTGCCacgtagaattttttttaatttgaaatgaaattaaccATTTTAGCACGTTGGTAAGTTATCATATTGAATTTTAGGTCAAAATTGTTTTTTGCAATTGGGAAAAATGGCGTTTCTGGAAATGAAAAATTTTTGTTATCCTTCTTACTGATTGCATCATGGCCAGCCATTTGCACAACCCCATGCCGCTCCCTCCCGTCAACGACCTCACTTGCATTGTCACAGGCTCCACCAGTGGCATTGGTCTCGAAATCGCAAGGTTCACTTCCCTTTAAATCCATTTTCATGCTTTTAAATGACAGGGTTTTGTTTTTGGGTGTAAAAACCCGAGCTTTGGAATTTTGATGAACTTGGGTTATCTGAGGTGGGCGGTTGTTGAGTGATCATGGGTGAAAGGTTGGTTTTGGGAAGTGGGTCTGTCTTGGTTTTGTGGTGGCGGTTTTAAAGGAGGGACCTTTGCGGCTGGTTTTGGAGATGGGTTATAAATGATGTTTACCGTTTTGGTTACTGAGAAGCATTTGCTTCTTaacttttgaaatgaaaaaaaaaaaaaaaagagcagaaGCTTCTGGTAATTATTTAACACTACAAAAATTTGTTATCCTTAGTGTGAcgaattttctttttgtataatttcctagtttgttgtttgattaaaatttcCTTGTGGATGCAGGCAACGTAAGCTGGTGGAAGAGGTATTCTTAGTGCAATTGCAGCCTGGTTGGAAGAAGGGAACCAAGTTGATGTATTTGGAGAAGGGATATGAACTGGAAAATCACAGACCAGCTGATCTTGTTCTCTTTATATATGAAGAACTTCACAGAGTTTATACTAGAGATGGAGACGACCTTGTAGTGCTTCAGATCTGGGCTGCTACCGGATCCTCCGGCACTTGAAGTATTCGTGTTTATGGTTTTCAGAAACGTCAGTTTTCCACAATTgcaaaaaaacaattttgacCTAAAATCCTAATTCAATCCGATAACTCACCAACACACATGCTAAAATggttaatttcatttcaaattaaaaaaaaattctacgtGGCAAACAGTGTACAGCGAAGACATGGCAgaccgttagccacatcacaaaaaaactAACAGTGTCtgtttttaaagattaaaaatacgagttttgatactaagaggatgaaatgtcatcaatgtttcatgcagggactaaaaccaaaaatcagtgtatttaacccttaatttaattgcatttttcatttggaatttttttttaaaaatgtaaaactataTTATGAAAAGTCTATTccaaaagaagtgaaaaaaaggGTGTAGAAAGTTATAGTCCATTCAATAACTTGCTCACGTACTTGTTTGTAAGGAATTTCTTCCTACACCCCgtgttttcttaaaaatcaaaTCCTGCTGAAATTATAGTTTTGAATATTGtataatctataaatattttatattacataatttaaaactcaaaaatattaattttacatattccgtattacaattattcattttgaactatataatttgtaatacaaatttattttctgaattatataattcataatataaattttatcatctGACTATCATTACCATGCATGGAAGATCTCACGATCttcattatctttcatttctcTGCAGTGGCTTGCTTCTTGatttccattttttcttcatctgtATGAAAAGCAAAAGCGCTACAAACAAAAAGCTCTAATCACATCAcattattcattcattcattgaCGCCACGCTCCTCTGTCGTTGAATACGTTTTCTCTTTCACATGAACACTGACATATATAGTTGAAATTCAAGCAAAAACCACTCAATTATTGCTGCATAATTTACTTCATTTCCATTCAAATGCACTACCACTACCACTGCTACTTTTTCTCATGCTGTTATgaggaaagaaaaagcaaacGTACACAAGATGGGAGTCATAAGATTCAGAAACGTTGAGAAAATGAAACGTGCCGTCGTCTAAAGTTACCTCCCACCGGGCCCCGCATCTTTGACCTGTAAACCATTTCATCATACGGCCTTCTGTATAACTTCCACAGCGGCAAGAACGATTCCCGACACACCCTCTCTCCGCGCCGGAAAACCATTCCCGCCGGCGATTGAAAAAACGACGGCCGAGGAGTGCGCTGCTGCACCGGCGTTCTGCTCGCCACTGACGTCTCCGACAGGCTCAGATACCAAGGCTTGAGGGAGTCGACGTGATGAGACACCGTGAAGGCAAAGCGCGAAGAGGAACATGATCCTGCATTCATCACGCTCCTTCCTCCAGTTAAATCCCCCGATGATGCATCCTCACCGTGGAAATCCAACGATGAAACCACCTTCGTCACTGCCGATAGTTCCACGAATGCCCCCACACCCTGCACCCGCAGCACACACAATCATTCACTCTCCCACTGCTTTGGAGTCATTGCTGAAAATGGATAGATTATTACCTTCCAAAAGTAAGGAAACAGCGAGGGAGGGTCTATGATAAACGCTTTATGCAGTCGCCCAGGGTAGTATTCCCCCGTTATCTTCAGTGCTCCCACTAGTAAGTTCGTAAAAGCAGATGCAGACCTGTAAAAGCCTACAACCAAACGCCTCCTTAACATACATGCTTCCTTCAAACATCGTTCAAACACACTGCctaattatattaacattttctATGTAATTTGAGAGTATCTTCTGCATGATGCAAAATTTAAGGAACTAGGGCAAGATATTCATAGTAATCAGTTCCATGAATACCATTCACAACATGGTACTATATATAGGAGTTTTGACCGTGACAGTTCATGGCCACCCAGACACATTCTGAGAGTGCCTTGTGAAATGTGAATGATTTTGATTGTTctgagagaagaaaataataatttttttgtttatatatattaatggatTGACATAAGTTCTCTTATGTAAGTTtgtataaaatttaacttagtTCAAAAGTGGGTTGAAGTACTTACTTGCATCGAAAAGCAAGACAAATTGCTGAACGTATTTTGGCATGGTCGAAACAGCCACCTCCATTGTAAAGACCAACAAACGAGTGAACctagaaagagagagagaatcaACAGCGAAGAACCGCAGTTTAGTTCTACTGCAGTGTCTGCAGCAATGCAGATCATgaatttaagaaacaaaacGATTCTTCTCTTCTGTTTTCCGGACTTACATTTTCTGGGAATGAAACTTCTGATACTCTTGCTTCATCCGCAAAATCTGTTACACCATGTTCaactcattattattattattattattattattattattatatcattatctCACAATTAAACAACACCTTGAAGAAACTTGCAGAGTTTACACACACTCAAGTTCAGAAAAACCAGAAGGGAGATCACAATATAAGTTACCATTACAGGTCTATACTCATCGTCATGACCAGCCACGTACGCCAACCCATCAGCCAGTTCTCCTGAAAACTCATCTGCCACCAAATAAtctgtttaaaaataattaacataacaaaattagtaatgttatgttgaaggaaaaagaaagaagaaatccCTTTGGGTGTGGAGGAAGATTCCTTCATCATCTATAGGGTGCATTTTTCTGTAAGACTTCATTCAAATGATCTAAAGCGAGAACAAGATTCTAGTTCGTTTTCACTTTCCTTTATATGTAAagtaataagaaagaaaagaagaatgttAGAACAGCACTGTAATAATGTATATATCATAATTTACCAGCGCCTATGCTCTCTCTCCAAGAAAGACAAGCCCTGAGTTGCTTGGCAGCTCTTTTCACATTATCGCCCTTTGCTTTCAGAAATCGTTCCACACAAGCATAGTTGCAGAACTTCTCCTACTCGAAACAGTTAAGAACAAAAAACATGTTTGTATCAGACCCAGAACACCGCTTTGGAGTAATTCTCCTTCAAATAACGGCTTTTAGGagaacacatatatataaataaccaACAAACCCAGCATACTTAAAGGcaagaaaaagtaattaaagTAAAAAGCGACCAAAACTGTAACTGTTTACTCTCAGCTCAATAAATTTTCCACTTTTAATCACAAAGTAATGTATCTGCAGAAAGAACAGTGAGTGAGTGGAAGAGGATGTGAAAGAAGAACCTGTTTAACAGTGAGCGGTGTTTGTTTCCTGATGAGCTCGAGAACTGCTTCAACTCTAGACCTGTCTCTCTCATCCTTCTTACTCATTTCGAGAAATGCCAACTTCACAAAGTGAtgagataataatatatatatatatatatatatatatatatatatatatatatatatgcaatacTCTAATATGATCAATCAGTAGCGACAacagaaataaataatacattgtCTTGAAGTAactggagagagagagaagagtgaAAGAGATTGAAGGAAACACTgaataaaagaggaaaagaaaggaCGTGTTATATGTGTAGCAAAACGGCTGCTAAAGCCTTTTGGTTGGAAGCATGCTTGGTTGAAGAGTCACTGATATGGGAGAAAACAAAGGGGAAAAGTGAAATGAGTTGTGTTTTGTTGGTCAGCACAGAAATGATGGATACATATCCGACACTGATTTCATAACGGAAAACGACTgtttaatcaaagtaaaatgtttttttaacaacatttattgACTTTTTGTTTTACATCTTTGTCTCTGTCAAAAAAGACAGAAGCGGTTTTGAAGTATTACAGAAAGTGTGTTTAAGTATGATCTTATTTATCAGAAATGTGATAATACGTGCATGCATGCATTCCTCTTGCACGCATCAGCAGCATTGAATTTTGGTGTTGACAGTTTTGTATATTGTGATGTAGGAATTATGATAGCGGGATTTCAGCCGCTGCAAAAGGCTGCACTCAAGATGACACAAAGCACGAGCTTTAACCCAAAATCGGGCGGATTTAGGTCAAACTTTAAAGCGATACAGACAGGGACGGATCTTGGTGGCAGACACagacttttaaaatttctaataaatagtaaaatataaaattaaatataatgaaaaaacaaaaatttatcaccatgttttttattttttaagttacttacgtttgtattcatttttcacatgttttcttttatttctaaggaaaaaaaattaaacacaaattcagtatttttgtttttatttttcacatgtaTTGTTTATTCATGAAGGAAAATATGTAACTCTCCTTTTTCCCACTTTATagttaaatattagtttttataatttctttatctcatgaatttattgtataataatttttatataatgtataGTATTTGATTTCATTGGGCCTAGAAAGATGTGAAAATAATGGTAATAAGTGTAaagtgatttattatttatataatactttttttttctctactaTACCTATAATTTTTCAGCTCTTTAATCTCTCCTTatcaaacaattatttttagaaaaaacgtacaaatatattatttttcagcTCTTTGACATGTGATGGTatgaatacatattttaaaagttatattttgattaataagTTTCTACTCattggtattttattttgtttcatataaaatgtgtttttaaagctattttttcattaaaattaaaataatctcgTGTGCTAGAGAAATAGAACATTCAAAGTAACAAGCCTCTTGAGTAAGATATTAGGCGcattttagacatttttttcttcagataatttttaagaaaaacaaagtgaaaaaaaaaatcataggtaaaaattagtttatgtatgatataagtaaaaattgtatataatgtTACAAAGTACATTAAATATATCTTAGATTAAATCATGATATTTAAGttgttactttttaataaaatgggAAATATTACAAGTTGACTAATCAATGGTAGCTTTTAGTATAATAGTAAGGGTTTAAAATTATtggaaattatatgaatattttgaattaaaaataatatcaattttttatacaaattgaattcatttttattagtaTTGTGTTTtggtatgattttttataaaaattcatcaaatttcCCTTGAAAATTTGAATAAGATTGGTTTTATTAAGGAGAAATGATACTTTAAAACTactatttcttaatttttattctttttctattgaaaaaataaaaaatttatttttttataatcattttatctcgtaaagtgtgtgaaataaatataaatgtgtttcatcttgttattattttttataatgaatttggTGGTCGAAAGTGGTATCTGCTGAGTGGCAAGAAAGCTatgaatgtatttatttatctgTATGTAGGTGTGGCAACGTAGCTGGTGATCTTTGGCTTGTATTGTAGATCTGTGCATTAGGAAACTCCACTTTTTGGCTTCACTTTGTTCTTATTGCTTGAGAGGTTAAAGGGAATGTTCCTTCTCACCAGTAATATACATGTTCAGTCCATTTTATTTCAGAttcactttctttctt
Proteins encoded:
- the LOC106777319 gene encoding G-type lectin S-receptor-like serine/threonine-protein kinase LECRK2: MSLAIFFPSILLLLSFLNGFHAIVQPNTSITAGSNSTWKSPSADFEFGFLHLPSGLFLVGIWFARISDITLAWYFSPPVEPNSQIRFTSAGNLVVAYQNGTTAMTIYNSAEGDAATSAYMQDDGNFVIKDSNLVSVWQSFNSPTNTILPGQTLLSTKTLFSKGGGPSNYSLGSFMLQMQDDGNLVLKAYLWADPAYWYTSPITANMTLVFNATTALMYRVDDAGNIFNLTEITPTPVEDYYHRATIDENGNFQQYSYHKRNGSGWRRVWRAVEDPCRVNAICGVYGLCTSPDNESIKCECIPGYIPLDDQDVSKGCHPPAVINYCAENNFKLQVFDDTDFYFDTHLVSLAGVDLESCKKDVIDDCNIVAATYDHSTSTCAKKRLPLLNARNSSSSKGLKALLKVANRIESGTSELPKKKSFNVRVFLKVLVAVTATLACFFGALAVYYHPFTRRLTRKKKHLNATAIGINFREFTFQELHEATDGFTKILGKGASGKVYRGALVIGDAEIDVAVKKLEKKIEKSDSEFTTELKIIGRTHHRNLVRLLGFCIESSHRILVYELMPNGALSSFLFGEGERPQWGQRIEVALGVARGLLYLHEECNTQIIHCDIKPENVLLDANYTAKISDFGLSKLLNKDQTRTVTKLRGTMGYMAPEWLKSAPITAKVDIYSFGVMLLEIICCRRHVEICEDGKDSEDYDVVLASWVLRCVVSKELELVVRHDTEVLNDFKRFEEMALVGLWCVHPNPALRPLMKQVMQMLDGTVEVGVPPLVHEQIMVD
- the LOC106776570 gene encoding cyclin-dependent kinase 5 homolog → MKGVAYLHDHDRLHQSLGPFSVVLNTISEKEGSYLIPRLRDLAFSVNVRYTELDDSGQLSEGLWRRASGAGAFTQMEKRAFGIADDIYEAGLLFAYLAFVPFCEAGVMDSLSLQRLLENTFQLDLEATREYCLADDRLVNVGWELLQTMLNADFCKRPTAEAVLNHRFMTGAVL
- the LOC111240573 gene encoding dnaJ homolog subfamily B member 1-like, with the translated sequence MASHLHNPMPLPPVNDLTCIVTGSTSGIGLEIARQRKLVEEVFLVQLQPGWKKGTKLMYLEKGYELENHRPADLVLFIYEELHRVYTRDGDDLVVLQIWAATGSSGT
- the LOC106776572 gene encoding CRAL-TRIO domain-containing protein C23B6.04c isoform X1, whose translation is MSKKDERDRSRVEAVLELIRKQTPLTVKQEKFCNYACVERFLKAKGDNVKRAAKQLRACLSWRESIGADYLVADEFSGELADGLAYVAGHDDEYRPVMILRMKQEYQKFHSQKMFTRLLVFTMEVAVSTMPKYVQQFVLLFDASFYRSASAFTNLLVGALKITGEYYPGRLHKAFIIDPPSLFPYFWKGVGAFVELSAVTKVVSSLDFHGEDASSGDLTGGRSVMNAGSCSSSRFAFTVSHHVDSLKPWYLSLSETSVASRTPVQQRTPRPSFFQSPAGMVFRRGERVCRESFLPLWKLYRRPYDEMVYRSKMRGPVGGNFRRRHVSFSQRF
- the LOC106776572 gene encoding CRAL-TRIO domain-containing protein C23B6.04c isoform X2 — its product is MSKKDERDRSRVEAVLELIRKQTPLTVKQEKFCNYACVERFLKAKGDNVKRAAKQLRACLSWRESIGADYLVADEFSGELADGLAYVAGHDDEYRPILRMKQEYQKFHSQKMFTRLLVFTMEVAVSTMPKYVQQFVLLFDASFYRSASAFTNLLVGALKITGEYYPGRLHKAFIIDPPSLFPYFWKGVGAFVELSAVTKVVSSLDFHGEDASSGDLTGGRSVMNAGSCSSSRFAFTVSHHVDSLKPWYLSLSETSVASRTPVQQRTPRPSFFQSPAGMVFRRGERVCRESFLPLWKLYRRPYDEMVYRSKMRGPVGGNFRRRHVSFSQRF